CTGATGACGTTGCTGAAACCATAATTATGAATATTTTACGAGGAGACATTGCCCGCTTGCAGCGCTGTACTGCAATCATTACTGGTGATGACCCAAGTGGAATCCCACGTGTCAAACCTTTTAAATACACTTACGAGAAAGAAATTGTGGCATATGCATACTTTAAAAAGCTAGACTATTTTTCAACTGAATGTATTTATGCACCAAATGCTTATCGTGGCCATGCCCGAGCTTACTTGAAAGATTTGGAAGCCATACGGTCAAGCACAATCATTGACATCATTCATTCTGGTGAAATGATGTCGGTTAAAGAAGGTGTAAAAATGCCTGTTCAAACGAAATGCAAAAAGTGTGGTTACATATCATCTAACGAATTTTGCAAAGCCTGCGTTTTACTGGAGGGTTTAAATAAAGGCCTTCCGAGGTTGGGTGTTGGTAAAACTAGTAAAGTAAATCAGCAGTTAAAGCAGGTTAATGACAGCAAGAGCTGTGAGTGccaaaataaatcaacaaaatgttgtttaaacAATGTCCCTAAAACAGCTCCAAGCTCATGCCCCAATAGAAGTAAAAACTGTGAAAACGGTGATGCAAAATTTGACTCACCCTCTGTCAAGGATAACCAAATGgacaaaactacaaaaatttgtttgacaAATTCTGAAATTTTGTAATCTGTAGCTTTCTTGTGGTATGTGATGGTAATTTCATTGAGTTGAGGGCATTATGTGCTTTAGTGGTGTTGGTATGACctgtttttttacttttgagtGTGTTTTTTCCTTTGATATTTTCTTGTCGTTAAAATCCTTTAAGCATCATTCAAGCATGTTTATCATTAAAGTGATGGGCAGGTCCAGAAACAAGTTGACTGTTGCCGCTAGATTTTTCTGGTGCCACTAATTCCTGTCACCTATGACATttccatgctgaaaataaatatgacTCCTACTAATTGCTTATCAGCATAGtcatatttcatttaaaacacatCACCTTATCAATACTATCATACACAATTTAAAGTCATCAAGCATATtggttttgcaatgtgacatGATAATGGCCGCCACCTCCGTCAAAACTTGCACCGaatttgtgatattttttaGCAACTACTGTCCAACCACTACGTAAAATTGTTGCTAAATTCTTCAACCAGGATACGACAACTATTCTTTGTTTTAAGCCAAGGTCAACTTATATTGGACTTGCTTTCACTTAAAATTATTTCTGTTGCCAGCTTCAACAACGAACTATATACTGTAATACAGTTTTTCTGATTCTCTTTGGTTTTATGAAATATTGCTTCGTAATAAATGCCGTTTTATAATGGGCTTGGTAGGAAATCTTCTCTGTTGTGTTGGAAaagacaaaatatataaaaatttgtatCAAGTGTCAAACGAGGTTCGATGCTAGTGAGGTCATCTATTCTAATTCCGAGAGTATCTGTGGCATTGTGTAGAATCCAGTAAGTAagaatttaaagaaattttgttttttaatgcaTTACTTGAAACACTGACtttttgtcacaaaatatttctccTCAGTAAAATGACTGACAGCAGTGAATACACCACCATCAAGGAAGGCAAAGCAGAGATTTTATTCCCCAAGACAAATAATGTATTTTACAACCCAGTACAAGAGTTCAATCGTGATTTAACGTATGTTTGGTATCATATTGGTATACTTTAGTAAACCTCGAATGCCCGCAGAAGGCaaggcaaattttttttggtaaatGGTATTTAAGTGTTTTGTTAGTAATGTTTGATGCAATTTTCATCAACCGTTCTTCTGCTTTAGTATTGCAGTCATCACAGAGTTcatcaaaaattatttaaagcCGAAGGGCATAGAcggtaagttttgttttagattGCAAACAGACAGATGATCGTGCATTTTCACTGTTGACCTCCTCATTGTGTTTGAGCGATGCACATCAATGAAACGAATTCAATGTTTTTATGTATGTTTTGTAACCTTGTGTACCTTGCTTTGGCAGCTGTCGAATTCTGCcaagatgataaaaatgttgtgAACATAGATGAcaacgaaaatcaaaaaaatattgcatatcCAGGATTAAAAACCGAGGTaatgtttaaagtttttgttatAGGCTGGGATGCCAttgataaataaatgaaacaacACTTTGTATGTAACTCATATAGAAAAATTGTGTTAGTTGAATTTCTGTATATACATATGTTATTGTGTTAAGCATAAAACTTTTAGGCTAACATCAGTATGTTACATTTTCTTAAAGTCCGGTGTCTCCATACTAGAAGCTTTATCTGCCACTGGTCTTCGATCTGTGAGATTTGCCAAGGAACTGCCTGGAGTAAAAAGAATTGTTGCAAATGACCTCTCCAATGATGCATTCCTGTCTAttcaaagaaatgttttacataatgttgttgaaaacattgttACGCCAAATGTTGCAGATGCAACGTACGTAGCATTTTAAGATACTTTGTAATGTACATGTTTCTGCaacttt
The Clavelina lepadiformis chromosome 4, kaClaLepa1.1, whole genome shotgun sequence DNA segment above includes these coding regions:
- the LOC143451704 gene encoding cytoplasmic tRNA 2-thiolation protein 1-like encodes the protein MPLLCSICKDKRALLKRPKTGTPVCKDCFYWAFECEIHHTIQTANLFKRGEKVAIGASGGKDSTVLAYVLKTLNERYDYGLNLFLLSIDEGITGYRDDSLETVKRNQQQYDLPLKVLSYQDLYGWSMDAIVKQIGRKNNCTFCGVFRRQALDRGAMSLGVDKIATGHNADDVAETIIMNILRGDIARLQRCTAIITGDDPSGIPRVKPFKYTYEKEIVAYAYFKKLDYFSTECIYAPNAYRGHARAYLKDLEAIRSSTIIDIIHSGEMMSVKEGVKMPVQTKCKKCGYISSNEFCKACVLLEGLNKGLPRLGVGKTSKVNQQLKQVNDSKSCECQNKSTKCCLNNVPKTAPSSCPNRSKNCENGDAKFDSPSVKDNQMDKTTKICLTNSEIL